CGGTTTTCAATATCCCTTGCCAGAGATTAGCTATAAGTATACAGCGGTCCCGGATGTCACCCCTGATCAAGGGATTTTTGACGAAGCAGGATTCAATGAATATGGAGTTTCCATTTCTGCCACTGTATCTGCTTCAGCAAATGACAAGATTCAAAAGGTGGATCCCTATGTCAAGGATGGCCTCGCAGAATCGGGCTTGACCAGTATTGTTCTCCCTAGTGTGAAAACCGCAAGAGAAGGGGTTGAACTCATTGCTAAAATCGTCGAAGAAAAAGGCGCTGCAGAAGGAAATATTGTGACCATTGCCGATAAAGAAGGCGTCTGGTATATGGAAATCCTATCTGGCCATCAATATGCGGCCATTCTCTTCCCAGAGGATCGATTTGCGGTCTTTCCAAATACCTTCTTCTTAGGGCATGTCGATCAATCGGATACCGAACGCACGATCGCCTCAAAAGATCTTGAAACAGTTGCCAAAAAAGCCAATAGCTATAAGGAAGTGGACGGAAAATTCCACGTTTCTCAATCCTATAATCCGCCTTTGCAAGAAGCAGATCGCTCTCGGGTTTGGTCGGGAATCAAATCGCTAGACCCAAGCTCTCCTGTTAAATATGACGATGCGTCTTTTGACCTTCTTCATACAACAGATCGAAAATTAACCCTCCGCGATGCTATGAATCTCCAACGCAATCGTTTGGAAGGAACCAAATATAAACCACAGGATCAAATGGAGCTGGATGGAAAAGGCATTCCGAAAAAAGGGGAGTTTGATGCGGTTTATAAATACCCCATTTCCAATCCAAATGTCATGGAGGCCCATATTTTCCAACTGAAAGATGATGTCCCAGCGAGTGCAGGTGGAGGCACCATGTGGCTGTCGATGGGCAGTCCACGAAATGCTCCATACCTACCCTACTATGGCAATATTCTCAATACCTATCAAGCCTACCAAGAATTAGGGGATCATTACAATGATCGCTCTTGGTATTGGACCATTTCAAGAATCAATGACCTTGTGGCCAAGTATCCAGATTTATTCGAAGATGGGGCGATTCGTACTGAAATGGAACGGTTGGAGTCTCAGTGGATGGTCGAACAAGATCTGAGTGATAAGGAACAAATTGCCCTTGCTTCTCAGCCTGAAGAAGCTAGTGAGAAGGCAACAGAGGAAAGCTTGGCAAGAGCTGAGAAAACTTTCGAACGCTTGCAAGAAATCAGAAAAGAAGCAGAACAAAAGGTAGCAGATGAACACGGAAAAAGTGCCCTGCAAGATCTAGATGACGAAGAAGATGCTGCTTATGAAGAGAAGATTGATCTCGTTGAATTTGACTATGATTACATTTTAGCAGCAAGCTTGTTCGGGGCAACCCTTCTAGCGATTGTGATCTACCTGATTCGCTCAAAGAAACAAAAGGGAGGAAAACAAGATGACTAAAATTCAAAGAGCCTCTATCTATCTTTTTCTACTGTTTGCAGGAATTGGCTTGGAGTTTGAACTCGGTCATCTTTCTCAACAAGAATTTAGCCAGTCTGCAGGCAGAGACTTGGTCTTAAACTTGTCTGCCTTAGCTGCTATTATTATCCCGCTCTATCTCTTTTCAAAACGATTGGCCAAGCAGTTGTCTGTCCCAACCTATCTCTTATGGATTGCCATGTTTGGAGGAGCCTTCGTAGCAGGCTGGTTGAGCTTTTCAGGCAATAGCTTGATTGATATTATGAATAGCCATGTGATCAAGGATGCCACTGTCTTTAACAAGTGGACGGATGCCTTGACGGCCCCATTTTCAGAGGAATTCTTTAAGGCTCTAGTTGCCTTTTGGGTTGTCTTGATGGTTGGCAAGAAAGATCTAAAAGCAATTCTAATTGCAGGCTTGGGCTCTGGCTTTGGTTTTCAAATCATTGAGGATTTAGGGTACGTTGCCCGCCAA
The Streptococcus parasanguinis genome window above contains:
- a CDS encoding C69 family dipeptidase: MKKHYFRSAVAALLPLLLIAQPVEACTGFIIGKKLTADGSTLVGRTEDLEPNHNKNFVVRERVYNKKGAIFEDAANGFQYPLPEISYKYTAVPDVTPDQGIFDEAGFNEYGVSISATVSASANDKIQKVDPYVKDGLAESGLTSIVLPSVKTAREGVELIAKIVEEKGAAEGNIVTIADKEGVWYMEILSGHQYAAILFPEDRFAVFPNTFFLGHVDQSDTERTIASKDLETVAKKANSYKEVDGKFHVSQSYNPPLQEADRSRVWSGIKSLDPSSPVKYDDASFDLLHTTDRKLTLRDAMNLQRNRLEGTKYKPQDQMELDGKGIPKKGEFDAVYKYPISNPNVMEAHIFQLKDDVPASAGGGTMWLSMGSPRNAPYLPYYGNILNTYQAYQELGDHYNDRSWYWTISRINDLVAKYPDLFEDGAIRTEMERLESQWMVEQDLSDKEQIALASQPEEASEKATEESLARAEKTFERLQEIRKEAEQKVADEHGKSALQDLDDEEDAAYEEKIDLVEFDYDYILAASLFGATLLAIVIYLIRSKKQKGGKQDD
- a CDS encoding PrsW family glutamic-type intramembrane protease, which encodes MTKIQRASIYLFLLFAGIGLEFELGHLSQQEFSQSAGRDLVLNLSALAAIIIPLYLFSKRLAKQLSVPTYLLWIAMFGGAFVAGWLSFSGNSLIDIMNSHVIKDATVFNKWTDALTAPFSEEFFKALVAFWVVLMVGKKDLKAILIAGLGSGFGFQIIEDLGYVARQTKTSQLAAVTEAINRISGGLASHALYTAVVSVGVFLLLSQVTQQKEKLFGLWCVLSTVANHFLWNSPFYETDHRINLLVGLLFAVQVGTFIEVVLYTKKHPELPFLKQ